In Lacerta agilis isolate rLacAgi1 chromosome 8, rLacAgi1.pri, whole genome shotgun sequence, one genomic interval encodes:
- the LOC117050800 gene encoding regulator of G-protein signaling 9-binding protein — protein MAKDECKALLDALSKVTACYRHMVLTIGGTSDSQNLREELKKTRQKAQELAVANRNKLTAALRDKTVSKEDRAEFERLWVLFSTCLEILETDMRRALELGQEFPLNVPKKPLIQTGMSGGTSGVAARAMSVQNMKYEADNNIDVVDLKDLENEINQVGEMMYEMEMKVSVPQWTVEAKQDPGAELKSTISVGASSIGMIEVEESKAFCDISKVLAGIIFTAVLLIAIILAVCVAKLS, from the coding sequence ATGGCGAAGGATGAGTGCAAGGCGCTGCTGGACGCGCTGAGCAAAGTGACGGCCTGCTACCGGCACATGGTGCTGACCATCGGCGGCACCTCGGACTCGCAGAACCTGCGCGAGGAGCTCAAGAAGACCCGGCAGAAAGCCCAGGAACTGGCGGTGGCCAACCGCAACAAGCTCACGGCCGCCTTGCGGGACAAGACGGTGAGCAAAGAGGACAGGGCGGAATTCGAGCGGCTTTGGGTCCTCTTCTCCACCTGCTTGGAGATCCTAGAGACCGACATGCGGCGCGCCCTGGAGCTGGGCCAGGAGTTCCCCCTCAACGTACCCAAAAAGCCGCTCATCCAGACGGGGATGAGCGGCGGCACCTCCGGAGTGGCCGCCCGGGCCATGAGCGTCCAGAACATGAAATACGAGGCGGACAACAACATCGACGTGGTGGATTTGAAAGACCTGGAGAATGAGATCAACCAAGTGGGGGAGATGATGTACGAGATGGAGATGAAAGTCAGCGTCCCGCAATGGACGGTGGAGGCCAAGCAGGACCCCGGGGCGGAGCTCAAGTCCACCATCAGCGTGGGCGCCTCCTCCATCGGCATGATCGAGGTGGAGGAGAGCAAGGCCTTTTGCGATATCAGCAAAGTGCTGGCCGGCATAATCTTCACGGCCGTTCTCCTCATCGCCATCATCCTGGCTGTGTGTGTGGCAAAGCTCTCCTAA